A genomic stretch from Pseudomonas mendocina includes:
- a CDS encoding malate:quinone oxidoreductase: MKKLLLPLLCISLIGCSKQPDADKTVDAVLIGGGIMSATLGTYLNELEPAWNIEVYERLDKVADESSNPWNNAGTGHSAFAELNYTTEQADGSIDISKAVAINESFEISKQFWAYQVERDVLRKPSSFINHTPHMSFVWGDDNINFLRKRHAALQHSTLFRGMEYSEDPQQIKQWVPLMMEGRDPAQKIAATRMAIGTDVNFGEITRQLFGSLSQKETFKLNLRHEVRDIKRNDDGTWTVVVADLNNGEAEKAIKTKFVFIGAGGAALKLLQKTGIKEAEGYAGFPVGGSFLATSNPDIVSKHLAKVYGKASVGSPPMSVPHLDTRVIDGKKVLLFGPFATFSTKFLKNGSLLDMFSALTTHNISPMISAGIDNIPLSTYLISQLMLNDDDRMASLREYFPEAQAQDWRLVQAGQRVQVIKKDPKLGGVLQFGTEVVSAEDGSVAALLGASPGASTAAPIMLSVLERAFKDKVQTPQWQAKLKEIIPTYGQKLNGNLELTNATRARTSERLGLPFVEVLPEKQPAPAPDASLQDQAELNTPATSSTQPERTNNTAL, translated from the coding sequence ATGAAAAAACTATTATTGCCTTTGCTTTGCATCAGTCTGATCGGTTGTTCGAAACAACCCGATGCAGACAAAACCGTTGATGCCGTCTTAATTGGCGGCGGCATCATGAGTGCTACCTTAGGCACCTATCTGAATGAGCTGGAACCAGCGTGGAATATTGAGGTTTACGAGCGACTGGATAAAGTTGCCGATGAAAGCTCAAACCCATGGAACAACGCAGGCACTGGTCACTCTGCATTTGCCGAGCTGAACTACACCACTGAGCAGGCTGACGGCAGCATCGACATCAGCAAAGCCGTTGCTATTAATGAGTCTTTCGAGATTTCTAAGCAATTCTGGGCCTATCAGGTCGAACGAGACGTCCTACGCAAGCCTTCCTCTTTCATCAACCATACGCCCCACATGAGTTTTGTCTGGGGTGATGACAACATCAACTTCCTCAGAAAGCGCCATGCTGCCCTGCAGCACAGCACATTATTCCGTGGGATGGAGTACTCGGAAGATCCTCAGCAGATCAAGCAGTGGGTACCACTGATGATGGAAGGCCGCGACCCAGCGCAGAAAATCGCAGCAACGCGAATGGCGATCGGCACGGATGTCAATTTCGGCGAAATTACACGCCAACTGTTTGGCTCGTTAAGCCAAAAAGAGACGTTCAAGCTCAACTTGCGTCACGAAGTACGTGATATCAAACGTAACGATGACGGCACATGGACTGTGGTTGTAGCCGATCTCAACAACGGTGAGGCAGAAAAAGCCATCAAGACCAAGTTTGTCTTTATCGGTGCAGGCGGTGCAGCACTTAAGCTGTTACAGAAAACCGGAATCAAAGAAGCCGAGGGTTATGCTGGCTTCCCAGTAGGTGGATCATTCTTGGCCACCAGCAATCCTGATATCGTCTCGAAACACTTGGCCAAGGTCTATGGCAAAGCTTCGGTAGGTTCTCCGCCGATGTCAGTACCGCATCTTGATACCCGCGTCATTGACGGTAAGAAAGTGCTGCTGTTCGGACCATTCGCTACCTTTTCTACCAAGTTCCTGAAGAATGGTTCGCTGCTGGATATGTTCAGCGCCCTGACCACCCATAACATCAGTCCGATGATCAGTGCTGGTATCGACAACATCCCACTGAGTACCTATCTCATCAGCCAGCTGATGCTCAACGATGATGATCGCATGGCTTCACTGCGCGAGTACTTCCCAGAAGCACAAGCACAGGACTGGCGACTCGTTCAGGCCGGTCAGCGCGTGCAGGTAATCAAAAAAGACCCCAAACTTGGAGGGGTTTTGCAGTTTGGTACTGAGGTCGTGAGCGCAGAGGACGGCAGCGTAGCTGCACTGTTGGGCGCCTCTCCCGGCGCATCAACCGCTGCGCCAATCATGCTTTCTGTGCTGGAGCGTGCATTTAAGGATAAGGTGCAAACACCGCAGTGGCAGGCCAAGCTGAAAGAGATCATTCCAACGTATGGCCAAAAACTTAACGGTAACCTAGAGCTGACTAATGCGACCCGTGCTCGCACCAGCGAGCGTCTGGGCCTGCCATTTGTCGAGGTTCTTCCAGAAAAACAGCCTGCACCAGCCCCTGATGCATCGTTACAGGATCAAGCAGAACTCAACACGCCAGCCACTAGCTCTACTCAACCCGAGCGCACTAATAATACTGCTCTCTGA
- a CDS encoding DUF3820 family protein: MKPEDLLLLVSREMPFGKYKGRLLADLPGHYLNWFAREGFPKGEIGRLLALMQEIDHNGLSGLLDPLRTKPREPLKN, from the coding sequence GTGAAACCCGAAGACCTGTTGCTGTTGGTGAGCCGTGAGATGCCGTTTGGTAAGTACAAGGGGCGCCTACTGGCTGACTTACCAGGGCATTACCTAAATTGGTTTGCCCGTGAAGGTTTCCCGAAAGGGGAAATCGGTCGGCTTTTGGCCTTGATGCAGGAGATCGATCACAATGGCCTTTCTGGTTTACTGGATCCTCTGAGAACTAAGCCCAGAGAGCCGCTCAAAAACTAG
- a CDS encoding glutaredoxin translates to MIITALRKGLGQLIIFIDWITRPSKTKRSASAQAEVDQAARELTLYQFHACPFCIKTRRTLHRLNVPVALRDAKGDAQARKELEEQGGKIQVPCLRIEKEGQVTWMYESKAIIAYLNERFATA, encoded by the coding sequence ATGATTATTACCGCTCTGCGCAAAGGCCTCGGTCAGCTGATCATTTTCATCGACTGGATTACCCGCCCGAGTAAAACCAAGCGCTCAGCCTCCGCTCAGGCCGAAGTCGATCAAGCTGCCCGTGAACTGACCCTGTACCAGTTTCATGCTTGCCCTTTTTGCATTAAGACTCGCCGAACATTGCATCGACTGAACGTGCCTGTCGCTCTGCGCGACGCCAAAGGAGATGCTCAGGCTCGTAAAGAACTAGAAGAACAAGGCGGAAAGATTCAAGTACCTTGTCTACGTATAGAGAAAGAAGGTCAGGTTACTTGGATGTATGAATCCAAAGCCATCATCGCCTATTTAAACGAGCGATTTGCTACCGCTTAA
- a CDS encoding cupredoxin family protein encodes MPECLFKDVYMFFKSCVVTVALSLGLVSVAAADEGQQPHHQMVMNAGVPVQKAWGMAGDTEKVERTIEIKMDDRMRFSPDHIAIKQGETIRFVLPNDGQVQHEFVLGEKALLDKFADDVVKGKGMLHGETGMAHVAPGERGEVVWTFNRVGEFDFACLIAGHYQSGMVGKISVTAQ; translated from the coding sequence TTGCCAGAGTGCTTATTCAAGGATGTTTATATGTTTTTTAAATCGTGCGTTGTTACTGTTGCTTTGTCCCTTGGTTTGGTCAGTGTCGCTGCGGCCGATGAAGGCCAGCAGCCCCATCATCAAATGGTGATGAATGCAGGTGTGCCTGTGCAAAAGGCATGGGGAATGGCAGGTGATACAGAAAAGGTGGAGCGGACGATCGAGATCAAGATGGATGATCGTATGCGATTTAGCCCTGACCACATAGCGATCAAACAGGGAGAAACCATACGGTTTGTTCTTCCGAATGATGGGCAGGTTCAGCATGAGTTTGTTTTGGGTGAAAAAGCACTGCTGGACAAATTCGCCGACGATGTTGTGAAAGGCAAAGGCATGCTGCATGGCGAAACAGGAATGGCCCATGTTGCGCCAGGTGAGCGAGGCGAGGTGGTGTGGACGTTTAACCGGGTAGGCGAGTTTGATTTCGCTTGCCTGATTGCGGGGCACTATCAGTCTGGAATGGTGGGCAAGATCAGCGTCACAGCCCAATGA
- a CDS encoding inorganic phosphate transporter → MLSLFSTMDAWLIVSLVVAVTFVLAFEFINGFHDTANAVATVIYTKAMTPNLAVFCSGVFNFLGVLLGGVGVAYAIVHLLPVDLLINVNTGQGLVMVFSLLAAAILWNLGTWFFGIPASSSHTLIGSILGVGLANALITDISAAEGVNWQKAADIGMSLLFSPLAGFAVAALLLIALKLWKPLSTMHSSPVQRIEEKGKKHPPFWNRMVLVTSAMAVSFVHGSNDGQKGIGLIMLVLIGIVPAHFAVDLEATGYEISRTRDAAVHLGDFYHRNSEPLSEYLALGKGNGSDLPKQFHCDPQQTEATLASLLTILNGVHSYEDIPPAQRVEMRRYLLCLDDAARKVSKLDVLPDREKSDLEKLRKDLTSTTEYVPFWVVLAVALSLGLGTMVGWKRVVLTVGEKIGRGGMTYAQGMSAQVTAAVAIGMANVFSLPVSTTHVLSSGVAGTMVANRSGLQSGTVRNILLAWALTLPVAMTLAAGLYLAVTFLFLR, encoded by the coding sequence ATGCTCTCCCTTTTTTCCACTATGGATGCCTGGCTGATTGTCAGCTTGGTCGTTGCAGTCACGTTTGTACTCGCATTCGAGTTCATCAACGGTTTTCACGACACTGCCAACGCCGTAGCAACCGTTATCTACACGAAAGCCATGACACCAAACCTGGCAGTTTTCTGCTCCGGGGTGTTCAACTTTCTGGGGGTTCTGCTAGGTGGTGTAGGCGTAGCCTATGCGATTGTTCACCTGCTACCGGTCGATTTGCTGATTAACGTGAACACTGGCCAGGGGCTGGTGATGGTCTTCTCTCTGCTAGCAGCGGCGATTTTGTGGAACCTCGGGACCTGGTTTTTTGGCATTCCAGCTTCCAGCTCGCACACATTGATCGGTTCGATCCTTGGGGTGGGGCTGGCCAATGCGCTGATCACTGATATATCCGCCGCAGAGGGGGTCAACTGGCAGAAGGCTGCAGACATCGGTATGTCTTTGCTGTTTTCGCCGCTGGCAGGCTTTGCTGTAGCTGCGTTATTGCTCATCGCGCTGAAGTTGTGGAAGCCGCTGTCGACTATGCACAGTTCGCCGGTCCAGCGTATTGAAGAGAAGGGCAAGAAACATCCGCCGTTCTGGAATCGCATGGTGCTGGTGACCTCAGCCATGGCGGTGAGTTTCGTCCATGGCTCCAATGACGGACAAAAGGGTATTGGCCTGATCATGCTGGTGCTGATTGGTATCGTGCCTGCTCACTTTGCTGTGGATCTTGAAGCTACAGGCTACGAAATCTCCCGCACCCGTGACGCCGCTGTACACCTGGGTGATTTTTACCACCGCAATAGCGAGCCGTTGTCCGAATACTTGGCTCTGGGCAAGGGTAACGGGTCTGATCTGCCTAAGCAGTTCCACTGTGACCCTCAGCAGACCGAAGCAACCCTAGCATCGCTGCTAACTATCCTTAACGGAGTGCACAGTTATGAGGATATTCCACCAGCCCAACGCGTGGAAATGCGCCGTTATTTACTCTGCCTAGACGATGCAGCACGCAAAGTGTCTAAGCTCGACGTGCTGCCTGATCGTGAAAAGAGTGATTTGGAAAAGCTGCGCAAAGACCTGACTTCGACGACCGAATATGTGCCGTTCTGGGTTGTGTTGGCCGTAGCGCTTTCGCTGGGTCTGGGGACTATGGTGGGCTGGAAACGCGTTGTGCTGACTGTGGGTGAAAAAATCGGCCGTGGCGGCATGACATACGCCCAAGGCATGAGCGCCCAGGTGACGGCGGCAGTGGCGATTGGCATGGCTAACGTATTCAGTCTGCCGGTGTCGACTACCCATGTATTGTCGTCGGGCGTAGCTGGGACAATGGTCGCCAACCGCAGTGGCCTGCAATCTGGGACTGTGCGCAATATTCTGCTGGCCTGGGCGCTGACGTTGCCTGTCGCGATGACGTTGGCCGCTGGGCTGTACTTGGCCGTTACATTCCTGTTCCTGCGTTAA
- a CDS encoding DEAD/DEAH box helicase — protein MPSAVQRYKQLLADVLARYFPNTTAYLRAERKANAARLAPAKQQSKKGRTRKPGKVPVKSPKASAAGPKNVGKASGIYSSTPLTITAASVKTMQEQVANAVKAGVLAPPSAEQWAMIVSPQPLTRVFAGAGSGKSTTLILRVMFMLAHMSVRPEQMTIISFTNASCSELREQLSQVSSYFACEVSPAQAQLMVRTFHSAMAVMAKGMLGSCNWFEQLDERRSDQAEPDNPLLGSRLRPGQQRILKQVYQCCYNEQPRFRELVHRLLGEPNKTHAAKAPMGLFRMSGEFSAVPLYEAFYAQGGFAESIGLDIVKLPLQKLNCPEPERHFAEALTMFWRAFQQTLHEQGLMTFSGAFQQLTERLKQGEATLESALIQPFCHLLIDEFQDISPQIVQWLQAVQRFASEQGERVSLMAIGDDWQSIYGWRGSSPELFMDFDRHFPCKGRGKRSSVLMLATNYRSIEPIIRDAEKVLQPVSSKQAKGSSANRATEAGEHGVKLIQGFDLRKQMPDLLSQIQRQCEYAGQRKRERTAVLILARRNEPLKAITEQLDKKLPVKAYTIHRAKGLQAEVAIILDDCMPPVPHPLRNALYACSGFFSNSYDQAMKDESLRLAYVAITRGVSRVFWYCQKHQGATQLLARKGQ, from the coding sequence ATGCCCTCTGCTGTACAGCGCTACAAGCAATTACTAGCTGATGTTCTGGCGCGCTACTTTCCCAACACTACGGCTTACCTGCGGGCTGAGCGCAAGGCTAATGCGGCACGTCTTGCTCCAGCGAAGCAACAGAGCAAGAAGGGCAGAACCCGTAAACCAGGCAAAGTGCCTGTTAAATCCCCTAAGGCGAGTGCTGCCGGTCCCAAAAACGTGGGCAAAGCCTCTGGCATATACAGCTCTACGCCGCTCACTATTACCGCTGCATCGGTTAAAACCATGCAGGAACAAGTAGCAAATGCTGTGAAGGCAGGGGTGCTTGCGCCACCTTCTGCAGAGCAGTGGGCGATGATCGTCAGTCCGCAGCCACTGACCAGGGTGTTCGCCGGTGCTGGTTCGGGCAAGTCAACCACACTGATCCTTCGGGTCATGTTCATGCTCGCGCACATGTCTGTACGACCTGAGCAGATGACCATTATTTCATTTACCAACGCCTCGTGTAGTGAGTTGCGTGAACAGCTCTCGCAGGTGTCGAGCTATTTTGCCTGTGAGGTCTCTCCAGCACAGGCGCAACTGATGGTGCGGACTTTTCACTCAGCAATGGCTGTTATGGCAAAGGGGATGCTGGGAAGTTGTAACTGGTTTGAACAACTGGACGAGCGCCGCAGCGATCAGGCTGAGCCGGATAATCCATTGCTTGGCTCGCGCCTGCGCCCTGGCCAGCAACGCATTCTTAAACAGGTCTATCAGTGCTGTTACAACGAGCAGCCACGCTTTCGCGAACTTGTACACCGACTGCTTGGGGAGCCTAACAAGACCCATGCTGCCAAGGCACCCATGGGGCTGTTCAGAATGAGCGGCGAGTTTTCTGCGGTTCCCTTGTATGAGGCTTTTTATGCTCAAGGTGGTTTTGCCGAAAGTATAGGTTTGGATATCGTCAAGCTCCCGCTGCAAAAGCTTAATTGCCCTGAGCCGGAACGCCATTTTGCTGAGGCGCTGACTATGTTCTGGCGCGCCTTTCAACAAACTCTGCATGAGCAGGGTTTGATGACCTTCAGTGGTGCTTTTCAGCAACTCACCGAGCGTTTGAAACAAGGCGAGGCGACCCTTGAATCAGCGCTTATTCAGCCTTTTTGTCACTTGCTGATTGACGAATTTCAAGATATTTCGCCGCAGATTGTTCAATGGCTTCAGGCCGTTCAGCGCTTTGCCAGCGAGCAGGGGGAGCGCGTAAGTCTGATGGCCATTGGCGATGATTGGCAGTCAATTTATGGCTGGCGCGGCAGCTCACCCGAACTGTTCATGGATTTTGATCGGCACTTCCCCTGTAAAGGACGAGGGAAGCGCAGTAGCGTTCTCATGCTGGCGACGAATTATCGGAGCATCGAGCCCATCATCCGCGACGCTGAAAAGGTGTTACAGCCTGTCAGTAGTAAGCAGGCCAAGGGCAGTTCGGCCAATCGAGCGACGGAGGCAGGAGAGCACGGGGTCAAGCTGATCCAGGGTTTTGACCTACGCAAACAGATGCCAGATTTGCTCAGTCAGATACAACGACAATGTGAGTATGCCGGACAGCGCAAGCGCGAGCGCACCGCCGTATTAATCCTTGCCCGCAGAAACGAGCCATTGAAGGCCATCACTGAACAGTTAGATAAGAAGTTGCCCGTTAAGGCCTACACCATCCATCGTGCAAAGGGGTTGCAGGCTGAAGTCGCTATCATTCTGGATGACTGCATGCCGCCAGTGCCTCACCCGTTGCGAAATGCGTTATATGCCTGCAGCGGTTTTTTTTCCAACAGTTATGACCAGGCGATGAAGGACGAAAGTTTGCGCCTGGCGTATGTGGCCATCACCCGGGGTGTCAGTCGCGTGTTTTGGTACTGCCAGAAGCACCAGGGGGCAACACAGTTGCTTGCTAGGAAGGGGCAATGA
- a CDS encoding glutathione S-transferase family protein has protein sequence MYKVYGDYRSGNCYKVKLMLHLLGMDYQWEAIDILKGETRSEAFLEKNPNGKIPVLELEDGSYLWESNAILNFLADGSTYLPAEPRLRTQVLQWQFFEQYSHEPNVAVARFIKLYQGMPEERRGEYETCLELGYRALKVMDKQLQNTSFLVGESFSIADVALYAYTHVADEGGFDLVAFPAIRAWMDRVSAQPGYVGMFD, from the coding sequence ATGTACAAGGTTTACGGCGACTACCGCTCGGGCAACTGCTACAAGGTTAAGCTCATGCTGCATTTACTGGGTATGGATTATCAGTGGGAAGCAATTGATATCCTCAAGGGTGAAACCCGCAGCGAGGCCTTTTTGGAGAAAAACCCCAACGGCAAGATTCCGGTGCTGGAACTTGAAGATGGCAGTTACCTCTGGGAGTCCAATGCCATCCTGAACTTCCTTGCAGATGGCAGTACCTATCTGCCAGCGGAGCCACGTCTGCGTACGCAGGTCTTGCAGTGGCAGTTCTTTGAGCAGTACAGCCACGAGCCCAATGTGGCAGTCGCACGCTTTATAAAACTCTACCAAGGCATGCCAGAAGAGCGCCGTGGTGAGTATGAAACCTGCCTTGAGCTGGGCTACAGAGCACTGAAGGTTATGGATAAGCAGTTGCAGAACACCTCATTTTTGGTGGGGGAGAGCTTCTCGATTGCTGATGTCGCGCTGTATGCCTATACCCATGTGGCGGATGAGGGTGGCTTCGATCTCGTGGCTTTCCCGGCTATCCGGGCATGGATGGATCGAGTCTCTGCTCAGCCAGGTTACGTGGGTATGTTTGACTGA
- a CDS encoding PLP-dependent aminotransferase family protein has protein sequence MAFSERVARLKSSLIREILAAAQRPEVMSFAGGLPAEPMLPKVEWAEMPTSMGQYGMSEGEPQLREAIAAEARALGVPCEASQVLIVSGSQQTLDLASKLFIDPGTQVLLEAPTYLAALQAFQLFGADCIAVPQEADGPQIDALRKTLESSKPAFAYLIPTFQNPSAVRYSEAKRDAVAALLDEFGVTLIEDEPYRELVFDAGSATPIVSRLKKASWIYTGTVSKTLLPGLRVGYLIATPDLFPYLLRLKQSADLHTNRIGQWQALQWLGTEQFRSHLSELRDFYRVRRDAMQNVLNEHFSDLADWQVPQGGLFFWLKLKEPMDTRTLLDKALAQNVAFMPGEPFFIDPDQNPGYLRLNFSHVAPERLAEGIKRLAAVIREAQAD, from the coding sequence ATGGCTTTCTCTGAACGTGTTGCCCGCCTGAAAAGCTCCCTGATTCGTGAAATTCTTGCTGCGGCGCAGCGTCCAGAGGTGATGTCCTTTGCAGGTGGCCTGCCTGCTGAACCTATGCTGCCGAAAGTTGAGTGGGCCGAGATGCCGACGAGCATGGGCCAGTACGGCATGAGTGAGGGTGAGCCTCAATTGCGTGAAGCCATCGCCGCCGAGGCTCGGGCGCTGGGTGTTCCGTGTGAGGCGAGCCAAGTGCTGATCGTAAGCGGTTCCCAGCAGACTCTGGATCTGGCCAGTAAGCTGTTCATTGACCCGGGCACCCAGGTATTGCTGGAGGCACCCACCTATTTGGCTGCTCTACAAGCCTTCCAACTGTTCGGTGCCGATTGCATTGCCGTCCCGCAGGAAGCAGATGGCCCGCAGATTGATGCGCTGCGCAAAACCTTGGAGAGCAGCAAGCCGGCATTTGCCTACCTGATCCCGACTTTCCAGAATCCATCAGCGGTTCGTTACAGCGAAGCCAAGCGGGATGCAGTGGCTGCGCTGCTGGATGAATTCGGCGTGACCCTGATTGAGGATGAGCCTTACCGTGAGCTGGTATTCGATGCTGGCAGCGCGACCCCGATTGTTTCGCGCCTTAAGAAAGCCAGCTGGATCTACACGGGCACTGTATCGAAAACCCTGCTGCCAGGCCTACGTGTCGGTTATTTGATCGCCACCCCTGATCTGTTCCCGTACCTGCTGCGTTTGAAGCAGTCCGCTGACCTGCACACCAACCGCATTGGGCAGTGGCAGGCGCTGCAATGGCTGGGTACTGAGCAGTTCCGCAGCCACCTGAGCGAACTGCGCGATTTCTACCGGGTGCGCCGTGATGCCATGCAGAACGTACTGAACGAGCACTTCAGTGATCTGGCCGATTGGCAGGTGCCGCAAGGTGGTTTGTTCTTCTGGCTTAAGCTCAAGGAGCCAATGGATACCCGCACCTTGCTGGATAAGGCTCTAGCACAAAACGTGGCCTTTATGCCGGGTGAACCTTTCTTTATCGACCCGGATCAGAACCCAGGTTATTTGCGCCTCAACTTTAGCCACGTAGCGCCAGAGCGCTTGGCTGAAGGGATCAAGCGTTTGGCTGCGGTAATCCGCGAGGCGCAAGCTGACTGA
- a CDS encoding MarR family transcriptional regulator encodes MIDLKNPSIQQNAMESFFFGYQAFTSKADEMLARRGLSRVHHRILFFIGKYPGMSMKELLAYLGVSKQALSIPLRQLLEMHLVESLTAADDKRKRVLAFTPEGAKLEQALRREQSKLLQKAFAEAGEDAANGWLLVNQTLNRIV; translated from the coding sequence ATGATTGACCTTAAAAATCCGAGCATTCAGCAAAACGCCATGGAGTCGTTCTTCTTTGGCTATCAGGCGTTCACCTCCAAGGCAGATGAGATGCTGGCACGCCGGGGCCTCTCCCGCGTGCACCACCGCATCCTGTTTTTTATTGGTAAATACCCTGGCATGAGCATGAAGGAGCTCCTCGCTTATCTGGGTGTCAGCAAACAAGCGCTTAGCATCCCTCTGCGACAATTGCTGGAGATGCATTTAGTGGAGAGCCTGACCGCCGCAGATGACAAGCGTAAACGCGTGCTTGCCTTTACCCCTGAAGGCGCCAAGCTCGAGCAGGCATTACGCCGTGAACAATCAAAGCTGCTGCAAAAAGCGTTTGCCGAGGCTGGAGAAGATGCAGCGAATGGCTGGCTGCTGGTCAACCAGACCTTGAACCGGATCGTTTAA